The genomic interval ACAGATGGAACGGGCTTTGTAAGAGCATATACATTAGAGGAAATAAAAGAATTTAGTGCAGGAAGTAAGTTTTCATCCCTTCCTGATTATGAAGAAAGCTGGTTATTAGAAAAGGTACCAACCTTAAAAGAAGTATTGCAATTGTTAGCACCATACCCAATTGAACTAAATATTGAACTAAAAACTTATACATTTGAATACGAAGGAATGGAAGAAAAGACGCTCGCACTTGTGAACGAATATGGAAATGGGCGTAAGGTCGTTTATTCTTCGTTTCATTTACCGACGTTATTAAGAATAAAGGCGATTGATCCATCTGCTTCGATTGCATGGTTGTTAAGTCAAGCAATCTCTAATCCTCTTGATTACATAAAAAGCCTAGAATTAGAGGCACTACATCTTCATAAAGATATGGTAATCGATCATCTGAATGATTGGAAGGAATTAAAAAATCTAGTAAGAGTATGGACAGTAAATCAAATAGAAGAGATGGTGCAATTAATAGAAGCGAATGTGGAAGCGATTATCACAGACTATCCAGAACAGGCAATAGCAATTAGGCAGGAAAGAGCTGTCTCTATTGACTAAATACTGGATTGTGTGCATGCTCATCCCTTTCTTCATCCTTTCTCTTACTTCCTGTGGTGATAATTCCGTATCTGTCGTTGCCCAACCAACGATAGAAAAAGAGGACACTCCAAGAGTAATTGCACACAGAGGGGCAAATGAATGGTATAACGAAAGCACCATTACGGCATATAAAATAGCTGCCGATTCAGGGGTAGATTCCCTTGAAATAGATTTAAGGATGACAAAAGATGGCGAATTAATCGCTATGCATGATGAAACGATTGACCGTACGACAAATGGAAAGGGAAAGGTCTCTGATTATACATTAGAAGAGATAAAGTCTTTTCAAACATTGGAATCGGATAATAGTAAAGTGATAACGGAAGAAATTCCAACATTAAAGGAAATAATTGAGACCTTTCATGATTCCCAAAGGTATTATATTGAAACAAGGCTCGTTAATGGAAAATTAGCAATGGAAGAAAAGCTTATTCAGTTGCTAGAGGAATACCAATTACTCGATAAAAACTTAGTAACCATTCAGTCTTTTTCGGAAGAGAGTTTATTGAAAATTAAAGAACTGGCTCCGCATACAGAACTAGCTCTTCTTTTTAGAAAAGAATCTTTTTCTCTGAAAAAAGCAAATGAGGTGGATTTTCCTATTATTGGAATAGAGTCTGCAGATGTTACGCAGAAAATTGTAAATGAATTGCATAAGCAGGGAAAAGAAGTTCATGTGTATTTTACGAATAAGCAAACACAAAAAGAGGAACAAGAAAGAGTAATGGAGTATCAGGTGGATGGCTATTTCACGGATTATATTCATTTTACGAAAGAGATTTTAGCGATATAGGAAAAAACGGGTGTGAATTTTTTCATACCCGTTTTTTGATTATACATGAGCTAGATTTTACAATTGTATAATGGAAAAGCTTCAACACATATTTTCGTATGTTTTCAAGCTAAGTTTTCGAAAGATAGATTCAGGCAACGGTAAAAAATGTTCATACGCAATTTTTGCATATTTACGTGCTTTATCCATATTGTTAAGCTCTTTATAGCAAAGAGCCATAAATATTTCCTTTGTAAAATAAAGCGCTTGGTCAACAGGGTGGTTAATAAATTTCGGGACTTGAACAGTTTTTAAGATGCTAAGTGCTTTTTCATATTCTTTCGTAAAATACATTGCTTTTCCCTTTTGAAGCATATTCCAATTGCCACCGGTTACTTCTTGATTTTCTTCATCAAAAGTTACATATTTGTCAATAATCGTCATTGCCTCTGGATAATGACCTTTACTATGTAGCAAATATTCTACATAAATAACATCGCAAAGTTCCGTAAACATTTCATCTTCCACAAATTCTCCATACTGTTTTAATTTTTTTAAGTAGTAATGAAATTTTTCTTCTTCTTCTACTAATAAGGCAACTACGGTAGCAAGTTTATATATGTCGTCTGTTTTGTAGTAGAGCTTTTCTTTTTTGGAATAGACTAATGCTCTTTCCACAGCTCCTGAGGTTGCTTTAATATCACCGATTGCTGAGTAAATGGCGGCAGCATGATAGTCTAAATTGACTTGAGTCATTGGATCAATTTTTATATGGGTTGTTTCAATATGTTTTCGTTCTTCTAGATAACAATGTAAAGCTTCTTGATAGTGATGTACCACAAAAAGGGTTATCCCCCTAAAGATTGCAATGTCTGCTCGATTAGCAGTCAGATTGAGTAGGTCATAAATTTGAGCTGCTTTTTCACAATATATTTTCCATTCCTCTTTATCGAGACAAAATAGACTACGGCTAAAAATTTCCAATAAGCGCGCTGATTCATAGCTTTCATTTAAATTAGGAATGTAGGGCTTAATAAGAGAAATTAGCTTGTTACTTTGTTCAATGGTTTCATCGGAGAATTTGAAATAAATACGAAATTCTTCATGAATCTTTTCCGCTTCCTCTAACACTTTTCTTAATTCTGCAAGACTTACCTTTTCTAATAATTCCGTTACCTCTACTCCAAGTCTTTCCGCAATATATTCCAGACTCTCCATAGAAGGTTTAGCCTTATTATTTTCAATCTGACTAAGCATGCCTTTTGTTAATCTGTCACCAGCTAATGCCTCTAAGGTCATTTTCTTTTGTTTCCTCAATGCACGTATTCGTTCTCCTAGCATAAATGGTACACTCCTTACTTCGATAGTTTAATTATATTAAACTTTTCCTTGAAAGGGAAATTTTTGTATGCTATTATTTGTTTAATTAAATTAAACTTCTTTAAAAAAGGATGGGGTTTCGTTGGATGAAAATCGATTACAAAAGAGAGCCACATATCACTTGTGGACATTTGTCAGTAGTAAATTAATTGCAACAGCTGGATCACAAATTTACACATTTGCTATTAGTTTGTATATTTTGCATTTGACTGGTTCTTCGATGAGTTTTGCCGTGAATATGCTATGTAATATCTTGCCTAGAACCATTGTTGCCCCTTTTGCTGGGTCCATAATTGACAGGTATCCTCGAAAAATAATTGCTATTACGGCGCAAACAGTTTCCGCAATTTCAATTGGTGGATTACTCCTTTATAGCATCACGATGGGATTGTCTTTACCTGCTATTTATACAACGTCCTGTATCCTGTCCATTACCTCTATGTTTGCAAGTAATGCCTTTACTTCATCATTAACAGGATTAATCGATGAAACTCGCATCCAGAAAGCATCTTCTTTAAATCAAATAGCTATTTCCATTGCGCAAATCGCAAGTCCGGCTATCGGTGGAATATTATTTGGCTTAGTATCCATGTCCGTGTTTCTAACCATTTATCTTATCGCATCATTGATCGCAGTTATACTCGATTCCACCATGAATTTTACCCTTTTTGAAAAAGAAAGAGAGCAACAAGTGAAAAAAGAATCGGTTTTTGAAAGTTTAAAAGAAGGCTTAAACTATATAAGGCTACAGCCATTATTGATGGCAATCATTAGCATTAGCTTGATTGTTAACTTTATTTTCACAGCATTTAATGTTGGGTTTCCTTTTATCGTTAATACGAAGTTGCAAATGCCATCCGTGCAGTTTGGGATTGTAGAAGGTGCTTTTGCAGTTGGGACGCTGCTTCTCTCTATCTATCTCTCTTTTGGTAAGGAGTTTAAACAGCCCTTATCAGTTAGTAGATTGGGAATAATTACGTTAGGATTATTAGTAATTGCGGCAGCTCTTCCAATGCTTATTCCCTTTTCGGCTATGTCTGTTTTTATCTATTATTTCGCCCTTATGTTTATATTTGGAGCGGTCAATATTTTGGTGAATATTCCAATCATGGTATTGATGCAAAAGAAAATTGCAAATGAATATAAAGGAAGAGTTTTTACGATTTTAGAGACATTTGCGATGGGGATGATGCCTGTTGGAACCTTATTATTTGGTGTACTATATGATTACGTACCAGCACAGTGGGTTCTAATCGTGGCGGGATGTACTCTAATTGTTTCGGTATTAATATTAGCTAGACCATCCATATTGGAAAAAGCAATTGAATCGAAATCAACAGCATCGATTTCTAAAGAAAAAGCTACTTCTGTTTAAAGAATCTAAAGGAGTAGTCTCTGTTACTTTAAAGAGGAACATCAAGGGGGAAAGGTAAAAGAGAAAGCCCCTCTCATAAAAGAAGAAATCCTATAAAAAAGCTAACAGACAGTTATTTGTTTAATAAATTTTATCTAGGCATCTCCCTCAAGTGCAACACTTAGCCAAAATAAAACAATAATATATCTAATCCAAAAACTCTCCTTCCAAAATAGGAGAGTTTTTCTAATGAAATATATAGATTAATAGGAGATAATGAACATTCTAGTTATAATAAAGAAGATAACCGATTATATTAGACTAGTTAAACGAACTTAAAGGTAAAGCAGAGGTAATGTTCTTATGAATATAAAGTTAAAAGATGCAATAAATGAGGAATATCGATCGGCAGAGCATAAAGCTGCTCGTTATTTTCAATCCCTTCAAAATCAGTTAACGGATCAATCTTATGTGTCACGCTTAACGAATGACTTTCAAACGTGGAAGATAAACCATATTCATTCTCCTTCCATCCTTACTTATTTTTCCCGAAAAAAAAGAAAACCGATTGTAAAGGGATATCGTCCTTATATAGAGTGGTTGAACTACGCAGGTAAATTAGATGATTATTTGAATCGAAGTATTTCGTATTTATATATGCGTGATTTAGGAAAGACGCTTTCATCCCGACATACGCAAGAAAGAATGGACGAAGTAGTCAACAATGTAAAAACTCACCTTTTAAAGAAAGATATAAAGAATGACAGTTTTAGTGTATCAAGTCTGTATAAACTTGCTAAAAAAGAAAAAGTCGAGCACACGATGATATGGTTGTTAGAAAAATTGAAACAGGTCACTTCACAAATACCAAAAGGAATGAGTGTGGAGCACGCACAACGGAAAATCCTGAAAATCCTTGCAGGGGTCTTGATGCATGAATTGGAAGATAGAAGAGGCATAGAGCTATCAGAGCAAGATCGGCAAACCCGTCTAGAAAAGGCGATGAAACTTGGGTTTTACTATGGATTAACCTATCCCTTAATTGATGATTTACTTGATGCGAAAATTTTATCTATAGAGGAAGAAAAACAGTATACGACGTTAATTCGAACAACTTTAGAAACAGGAATTGTCCCAGAATTAGGAAGATGGCATGGAGAGAATAAAGAGCTTATTGCATTCATTCATAGTGAGTTAAAAGAAGCATTTGAATATATGAGGCTTCAGCATGATTCTATGACCTGGGAGTTATTTCTAAGTCAATCCTATATCTTCTTTCATTCACAAGAGGTCGACAGGGAAAGGAAGTTAACCAATAGCACTTATTCTAATGAAGAAATTTATATTCCAGTAATTCTTAAATCTTCTGCTTCCAGACAGATTGTTCGTTCGTTAATGAATGCACCTGAGGATGAAGGCTATGATAAACGAACCTTTTATTACGGCATTTATAATCAGTTAGCAGATGATTTAGCGGATATGTTTGATGATAAAAAAGATGGGGCAGTAACCCCTTATACGTATTATCTAACCTATCATCAAACGAGAAAGGATTTAATCAATCCTTTTGAAATGTATTGGGCCGTTATTTCGTATTTAATTCATGAAGTCTATCAATCTGATTCCAAAACACAGGAAGTCATATTAGATCGCGCGATTAATGGTTTAAAGCGACTAAAGGAAAAATTGGGTGAACAGAAATATAGTGATTTAATGAGAATATTGACAAAGGGAATAACTCCCTTTAATCGGATTCTGCAACAAATGGTCGAAAAGGCGGATGATGTAGACTTTTTTGATAAACTGCTTCGTGACCACATGATTACTACCTTAAAGGAAAATCGACGAGAGCAGGAAGAGTTTTCTGAAATGATTCAAGCTATCCGTTCCCCAATTGATAAGATGCTGCCAATCACAGAAAATGCGTTGCTTGAGAAGGATATCGTGACAGAAGCAGCAAATTACAGTCTTGCAGGTACTGGAAAAAGAATTCGACCGATTATTACATGGTTTATCGGGGTAAAAGAATTCGAGCTGGATAATGCCCAAATCGTTCCATTATTGAAATCGGTAGAATATATGCATACAGCTTCTCTTATTTTTGACGATTTACCATCACAGGATAATGCGGCGATGAGAAGAGGAAGACCGACTTTACATGAAGTGTATGATACGGCAACAGCAGAATTAACGGGGCTATTTCTTACACAGAAAGCGATTGAAGAACAAGCTACTTTACAAGACTTTGATGGATCGATTGTATTAAAACTTATTCGTTATACAACGAAAGCTACTGCTGACATGTGTAAAGGGCAGTTGATGGACTTAGAATCCAGAGGGAAACAATTAACTCTTCAAGAACTGAATACCCTTTGTTTTTATAAAACAGGTATCGGATTTGAGGCATCGCTTCTAATGCCTGCAATCTTAGCAGGTGTATCAAATGAAGTCATGGATTTATTAAAGAAATATGCTTATCATGCTGGGATTGCTTTTCAAATAAAAGATGATTTACTAGATACAGAAGGAGAGCTAAAAACGTTAGGGAAGAAAGCTGGAATGGATGAAGACAATGATACCTCTACATTTGTGACAGTGCTAGGTGTAGAAGGCGCTCGTAAGGAAATGTGGGAGCATTATTGTATGGCATTAGATATCGTCGAAGCATTACCAACAAAGACCAGCTTTTTAAAGTACTTAGTAGATTATATGGTGAATCGAACTAGGTAATAATGGAAGAAGAAGTTAAAACCTAAGGAGGATTAGCGATGAAAATCACTTTTTTAGGAAAGTATGGGGGTTACCCAGGGAAGGATAGTCCTACTTCTTCCTTCTTATTGGAGTCTGCAGGATTTCATTTATTGGTCGACTGTGGGAGTGGTGTGTTATCGAAGGTTCAATCCTATGTGGATTTAAAGGATTTAGATGCATGTATTCTTTCCCATTATCATTATGATCATATCGCTGATGTTGGTTGCCTCCAATATGCAATGTTAGTGGAGAATAAACTTGGAAAACGAATAGAGCCCTTTCCGATCTATGGACATAAAAGAGACTCTAAATTTGATGACCTAACCCATGATGTCTATACAGAAGGACGAGAAATTTCGGTTGAAAAATCAATTAATATCGGACCATTCAATCTATCCTTTTGTGAAACGATTCATCCAGTATATTGCTTGGCAATGAAAATACAAGCCGAAGGAAAGTCCATTCTTTACACGGCAGACACAGAGTGGAAGGATGATTTAATTTCTTTTGCGAAGAATGCAGATGTTTTAATAAGTGAAGCTAGTATCTATAAGGAACAATTTGGAGTCGTTAAAGGCCATCTTACAGGAGAAGAAGCAGGGATACTCGCAAACCAAGCCGAAGTAAAACAGCTCTTTTTGACACATCTTCCCCAATATGGTGAACAGGAAAAGCTAGTGGAAGAAGCAAAAAATGTATATGGCGGTCCTGTTCAGTTGGTATATCCAGGTTTAGAGATATTCATAAACTAATTAAAAAAGTGTTGGTTGCATTTAAACGAAATCAACACTTTTTTTAGCTGCAGGGGAACAAGTATAAATCATAATAACAAATTCAAACTCTCCGCCATTTGTCGATTGGATAAACGTAGTTGTTTCTTGAAATCCTGCTTTCCTATAAACCTTAATAGCACGCTTATTAAATGTTGCAACCGCCAAGCTGATAAAGGAAGGGGAAAAATGCTCTATTATATAATTCATCCCCATTGTTAAAAACGTATATCCTTTGTTCTGACCTGTTAAATCAGGTCTTAAACCAAGACCGATATCGATTGTATTATTTTCTCCTTTGTTTATACTAAAAAAACCGATAAGTTGATCTTCATCTGTGACAGCGTAAATGGACTCATTTCTTTGTTCACTATCAAGAAACGCAGCTAAATCCTCTTCATCTGCCTCCATGTCATAAAAGCCATAAATTCCATCATAATGCCAGTGATATGCAATTTCTTCTGCTTGTTCTTGTGTAATAAGTTCAAAATGATACATAATTGTTGGCTCCCTTTTTAGGAAAATTTTATCATATCGAAATATTTTGATAAAGTAGTAGATTCTGCTTCTCTGGAGAATTTGAACAGGCTATACTAAAGAAAACGTGAAGGGGGTAGAAGGGAACATGAAAACAGAAAGTAGCATTCCATATAATATAGAAGAAACAACTATTTTAGATACACAGAAAGCCCTGGAGTCTGGTGCAATTACTTCTTTGGAGCTGACCAAGCAATATTTAAATCGAATTGCATCATTTGATCCTGCATTATGCTCTATTAGGGAAATAAACCCTGATGCATTAGAAATTGCAGCAGAGCTAGATGAAAAAAGGAAGGTACTCCATGAAGTGGGACCACTTTATGGCATACCTGTTATTATAAAAGACAATATTGATACAAATGATTCGATGGCAACAACTGCAGGTTCCATTGCATTAAAGCATAATTTTGCTAAAGAGGACGCTTTTATTGTTAAAAAGCTTCGAGAAGCAGGAGCCGTTATTATTGGAAAGGCTAACCTCTCAGAATTTGCCAATTTTATTACGAAATTAGATATGCCTAATGGCTATAGCTCTTTAGGTGGACAGGTCATGAATCCATATGGTCCTGGTGTTTGGGATGTGGGTGGTTCAAGCTCGGGAACTGGTGCAAGCATTGCTGCTAATTTTGCAGTGGTTGGAATTGGAACTGAAACATCTGGATCCATTCTTAGTCCTGCTAGTAATAATTCGCTTGTTGGAATAAAACCTACACTTGGTCTCGTTAGCCGTACGGGAATTATCCCACTAGCTCACAGTCAAGATACGGCAGGTCCAATGACAAGAACCGTTGGTGATGCAGCAATACTTTTAGGGATCATTTCAGGAGTAGATGAAGCAGACGAAGTGACCAATACAAGTATCGGGCAGCCAAGTGATTACACCGCATTTTTAAAAGCAGATGGACTTAAAGGGAAAAGAATTGGAATGGATCGTTCCTTCTTGCCAGAAGAGGATGAAGAGATAGCCTTGTTTGAGGAAGCGATGGAAGAGTTAACAAAGCAAGGGGCTGTCTTGGTAGATGTTACCATTCCCCGTGAAAAATTCGATTCCATTGTTCTCTACCATGAATTTAAATATGGCATAGATAACTACTTACATAAACTTTCTGAAGAAGTTCCTGTTCATTCATTAAGCGAGGTTATTGCATTTAATAAACAGCATCCAGATTTAGTTAAATATGGTCAGACGATTCTTGAGTATTGTGAAACGTTAAATGGGAATTTGGAAGATGCAAAGTATAAAGAGCATCGAGAAACAGATATTAGACTTTCTACAACAGAAGGAATCGACATAACGATGAAAGAAAATCAATTAGATGGGTTATTATTTGCGAAATATTTAGGTTGTGCAATGCCTGCAAAAGCAGGATATCCATCTATTACAGTTCCAGCAGGCTATACACCAAAAGGAAAGCCGATGGGGATAACATTCTCAGGATTAGCATATAGTGAACCAAGTTTAATAGAAATGGCATATAGCTATGAACAAGCGACAAAGCATCGAACCCCACCAATATTGGATAAGGGGAACTAAGTATGGAAGCAGTGTATTTAGGTACACTGCTTATTTGGCATAAGCTGTGTAATGGGACAATATATTATTAAGAGAATCCATTTGAGATTGACAAGCCTAAATAGTTTAATCTAGATTGATATTTTAATTTAAGATATAATGGAAAGAAAAAGAAAGCTCTTACATTTTGCTGACGAAACCAAAAATGGTGTTGGAAAACCGTCTGGTTGGAAGTTTTCTTACTAGTGGATGTTAGAAAAATAGTAGATTTCTGGAATCGGGGGAGGAAAAAGAATTGTCTATAACACGTGTGCTCGTAGGTGTATTTAAAAGTTTTGAAGAAACAAAGGAACAGCCTAAGGTTCCTGAATTAAA from Niallia sp. FSL W8-0635 carries:
- a CDS encoding GNAT family N-acetyltransferase, encoding MMYHFELITQEQAEEIAYHWHYDGIYGFYDMEADEEDLAAFLDSEQRNESIYAVTDEDQLIGFFSINKGENNTIDIGLGLRPDLTGQNKGYTFLTMGMNYIIEHFSPSFISLAVATFNKRAIKVYRKAGFQETTTFIQSTNGGEFEFVIMIYTCSPAAKKSVDFV
- a CDS encoding glycerophosphodiester phosphodiesterase, translating into MTKYWIVCMLIPFFILSLTSCGDNSVSVVAQPTIEKEDTPRVIAHRGANEWYNESTITAYKIAADSGVDSLEIDLRMTKDGELIAMHDETIDRTTNGKGKVSDYTLEEIKSFQTLESDNSKVITEEIPTLKEIIETFHDSQRYYIETRLVNGKLAMEEKLIQLLEEYQLLDKNLVTIQSFSEESLLKIKELAPHTELALLFRKESFSLKKANEVDFPIIGIESADVTQKIVNELHKQGKEVHVYFTNKQTQKEEQERVMEYQVDGYFTDYIHFTKEILAI
- a CDS encoding polyprenyl synthetase family protein, producing MNIKLKDAINEEYRSAEHKAARYFQSLQNQLTDQSYVSRLTNDFQTWKINHIHSPSILTYFSRKKRKPIVKGYRPYIEWLNYAGKLDDYLNRSISYLYMRDLGKTLSSRHTQERMDEVVNNVKTHLLKKDIKNDSFSVSSLYKLAKKEKVEHTMIWLLEKLKQVTSQIPKGMSVEHAQRKILKILAGVLMHELEDRRGIELSEQDRQTRLEKAMKLGFYYGLTYPLIDDLLDAKILSIEEEKQYTTLIRTTLETGIVPELGRWHGENKELIAFIHSELKEAFEYMRLQHDSMTWELFLSQSYIFFHSQEVDRERKLTNSTYSNEEIYIPVILKSSASRQIVRSLMNAPEDEGYDKRTFYYGIYNQLADDLADMFDDKKDGAVTPYTYYLTYHQTRKDLINPFEMYWAVISYLIHEVYQSDSKTQEVILDRAINGLKRLKEKLGEQKYSDLMRILTKGITPFNRILQQMVEKADDVDFFDKLLRDHMITTLKENRREQEEFSEMIQAIRSPIDKMLPITENALLEKDIVTEAANYSLAGTGKRIRPIITWFIGVKEFELDNAQIVPLLKSVEYMHTASLIFDDLPSQDNAAMRRGRPTLHEVYDTATAELTGLFLTQKAIEEQATLQDFDGSIVLKLIRYTTKATADMCKGQLMDLESRGKQLTLQELNTLCFYKTGIGFEASLLMPAILAGVSNEVMDLLKKYAYHAGIAFQIKDDLLDTEGELKTLGKKAGMDEDNDTSTFVTVLGVEGARKEMWEHYCMALDIVEALPTKTSFLKYLVDYMVNRTR
- a CDS encoding MBL fold metallo-hydrolase: MKITFLGKYGGYPGKDSPTSSFLLESAGFHLLVDCGSGVLSKVQSYVDLKDLDACILSHYHYDHIADVGCLQYAMLVENKLGKRIEPFPIYGHKRDSKFDDLTHDVYTEGREISVEKSINIGPFNLSFCETIHPVYCLAMKIQAEGKSILYTADTEWKDDLISFAKNADVLISEASIYKEQFGVVKGHLTGEEAGILANQAEVKQLFLTHLPQYGEQEKLVEEAKNVYGGPVQLVYPGLEIFIN
- a CDS encoding MFS transporter produces the protein MDENRLQKRATYHLWTFVSSKLIATAGSQIYTFAISLYILHLTGSSMSFAVNMLCNILPRTIVAPFAGSIIDRYPRKIIAITAQTVSAISIGGLLLYSITMGLSLPAIYTTSCILSITSMFASNAFTSSLTGLIDETRIQKASSLNQIAISIAQIASPAIGGILFGLVSMSVFLTIYLIASLIAVILDSTMNFTLFEKEREQQVKKESVFESLKEGLNYIRLQPLLMAIISISLIVNFIFTAFNVGFPFIVNTKLQMPSVQFGIVEGAFAVGTLLLSIYLSFGKEFKQPLSVSRLGIITLGLLVIAAALPMLIPFSAMSVFIYYFALMFIFGAVNILVNIPIMVLMQKKIANEYKGRVFTILETFAMGMMPVGTLLFGVLYDYVPAQWVLIVAGCTLIVSVLILARPSILEKAIESKSTASISKEKATSV
- a CDS encoding glycerophosphodiester phosphodiesterase, whose amino-acid sequence is MNQTKVYGHRGAKGKYPENTLLSFKQAILQGVDGIELDVHMTKDGEVVVIHDEFLNRTTDGTGFVRAYTLEEIKEFSAGSKFSSLPDYEESWLLEKVPTLKEVLQLLAPYPIELNIELKTYTFEYEGMEEKTLALVNEYGNGRKVVYSSFHLPTLLRIKAIDPSASIAWLLSQAISNPLDYIKSLELEALHLHKDMVIDHLNDWKELKNLVRVWTVNQIEEMVQLIEANVEAIITDYPEQAIAIRQERAVSID
- a CDS encoding helix-turn-helix domain-containing protein, giving the protein MLGERIRALRKQKKMTLEALAGDRLTKGMLSQIENNKAKPSMESLEYIAERLGVEVTELLEKVSLAELRKVLEEAEKIHEEFRIYFKFSDETIEQSNKLISLIKPYIPNLNESYESARLLEIFSRSLFCLDKEEWKIYCEKAAQIYDLLNLTANRADIAIFRGITLFVVHHYQEALHCYLEERKHIETTHIKIDPMTQVNLDYHAAAIYSAIGDIKATSGAVERALVYSKKEKLYYKTDDIYKLATVVALLVEEEEKFHYYLKKLKQYGEFVEDEMFTELCDVIYVEYLLHSKGHYPEAMTIIDKYVTFDEENQEVTGGNWNMLQKGKAMYFTKEYEKALSILKTVQVPKFINHPVDQALYFTKEIFMALCYKELNNMDKARKYAKIAYEHFLPLPESIFRKLSLKTYENMC
- a CDS encoding amidase family protein encodes the protein MKTESSIPYNIEETTILDTQKALESGAITSLELTKQYLNRIASFDPALCSIREINPDALEIAAELDEKRKVLHEVGPLYGIPVIIKDNIDTNDSMATTAGSIALKHNFAKEDAFIVKKLREAGAVIIGKANLSEFANFITKLDMPNGYSSLGGQVMNPYGPGVWDVGGSSSGTGASIAANFAVVGIGTETSGSILSPASNNSLVGIKPTLGLVSRTGIIPLAHSQDTAGPMTRTVGDAAILLGIISGVDEADEVTNTSIGQPSDYTAFLKADGLKGKRIGMDRSFLPEEDEEIALFEEAMEELTKQGAVLVDVTIPREKFDSIVLYHEFKYGIDNYLHKLSEEVPVHSLSEVIAFNKQHPDLVKYGQTILEYCETLNGNLEDAKYKEHRETDIRLSTTEGIDITMKENQLDGLLFAKYLGCAMPAKAGYPSITVPAGYTPKGKPMGITFSGLAYSEPSLIEMAYSYEQATKHRTPPILDKGN